A single window of Flavobacteriales bacterium DNA harbors:
- a CDS encoding cyclase family protein, giving the protein MLLETEVDGIRYRVHHNTYFHLAIPMQFNGPQPNSYDVPAATASTFETGDFVGDTRRGGSCNFESYQLIPHCNGTHTECAGHLSDERLSVHELLNDMLIPATLISVHPEEAGTCNDTYAPDKQPGDMLITKASLETALEQIPSAWTQALIIRTLPNDTGKQRRRYMQSPPPFFSLEAMQYIRSSEVKHLLVDFPSLDRTFDEGRLSTHRIFWDMKNEGHDRPPEHALTRTVTEMIYAGDEIPDGRYILNLQTAPFVADAAPSRPVLFPVTLGTLR; this is encoded by the coding sequence ATGTTGCTGGAAACCGAAGTCGACGGCATACGCTACAGGGTACATCACAACACGTATTTCCACCTGGCCATCCCGATGCAGTTCAACGGGCCGCAGCCGAACTCGTACGATGTTCCCGCCGCTACCGCGTCAACCTTTGAAACCGGTGACTTTGTGGGCGACACCCGCCGCGGAGGCAGCTGCAACTTCGAGAGCTATCAACTTATTCCGCATTGCAACGGCACCCACACGGAATGTGCAGGTCACCTGTCAGACGAACGCCTGTCGGTCCATGAACTGCTGAACGACATGTTAATTCCTGCCACACTGATCAGTGTTCATCCCGAAGAAGCCGGCACATGCAATGACACGTATGCTCCCGACAAGCAACCGGGCGACATGCTCATCACCAAGGCCAGCCTGGAGACCGCATTGGAACAAATACCGTCGGCATGGACCCAGGCCCTCATCATCCGGACCCTTCCCAATGATACCGGCAAGCAACGGAGACGGTACATGCAATCCCCACCCCCATTCTTCAGTTTGGAAGCAATGCAGTACATCCGGTCATCTGAAGTGAAGCACTTGCTGGTTGATTTTCCGTCACTGGACCGCACATTCGACGAGGGCCGTCTTTCCACCCACCGCATCTTTTGGGACATGAAAAACGAAGGGCATGACCGCCCACCCGAACACGCATTGACCCGAACCGTAACGGAAATGATTTACGCCGGAGACGAGATCCCCGACGGCAGGTACATCCTGAACCTGCAAACTGCCCCTTTTGTGGCAGATGCCGCACCCAGCAGGCCGGTTTTGTTCCCGGTCACGCTGGGGACGTTGAGGTGA
- the sucD gene encoding succinate--CoA ligase subunit alpha: MSVLVNKQSKIVVQGFTGSEGTFHAGQMIEYGTQVVGGVTPGKGGQRHLDRPVFNTVEQAVNETGADVSIIFVPPPFAADAILESAEAGIKVIVCITEGIPTKDMIAVKRYLMDRDARLIGPNCPGIITAEEAKVGIMPGFVFKKGRIGVVSKSGTLTYEAADQIVKAGLGISTAIGIGGDPIIGTSTKEAVELFMNDPDTDGVVMIGEIGGSMEADAARWLKENGTKPVVGFIAGQTAPPGRRMGHAGAIVGGADDTAAAKMRIMTECGIHVVESPATIGAQMKKVLEMTLA, from the coding sequence ATGAGTGTATTGGTAAATAAACAATCAAAAATAGTCGTGCAGGGATTCACCGGCAGTGAAGGTACTTTCCATGCAGGACAAATGATTGAATACGGAACACAGGTTGTAGGAGGCGTGACCCCTGGTAAAGGCGGTCAGCGTCATCTGGACAGGCCCGTTTTCAATACGGTTGAACAGGCTGTGAATGAAACCGGCGCAGATGTATCCATCATCTTTGTTCCTCCGCCGTTTGCAGCGGATGCGATTCTTGAATCGGCTGAGGCCGGTATCAAAGTGATCGTGTGTATCACTGAGGGTATTCCCACCAAAGATATGATTGCGGTGAAGCGTTACCTGATGGATCGCGATGCACGGTTGATCGGTCCGAACTGTCCGGGTATCATCACTGCGGAAGAAGCCAAGGTGGGTATCATGCCGGGCTTTGTGTTCAAGAAGGGTCGCATCGGTGTGGTGTCCAAATCAGGAACACTTACCTACGAGGCCGCTGATCAGATTGTGAAGGCCGGTCTGGGTATCAGCACAGCCATCGGTATCGGTGGTGATCCCATCATCGGAACATCCACGAAGGAAGCTGTTGAACTGTTCATGAACGATCCGGATACAGACGGTGTGGTTATGATCGGTGAGATCGGCGGAAGCATGGAAGCTGACGCCGCTCGTTGGTTGAAGGAAAACGGCACCAAGCCTGTTGTAGGTTTCATCGCCGGACAAACAGCACCTCCCGGACGCCGCATGGGCCACGCCGGTGCCATTGTCGGAGGAGCCGACGACACCGCTGCTGCCAAAATGCGTATCATGACGGAATGCGGCATTCACGTGGTTGAATCACCTGCTACGATCGGTGCACAAATGAAGAAAGTACTTGAGATGACGCTCGCGTAA
- a CDS encoding outer membrane beta-barrel protein yields the protein MKKTALICTASLSLLAQVAFSQPRSSGSFTVGAVGTGRSTWLLNKNISETDEQTQAYEPSFGIGYGISLGSYFSDNFGVELDVLMSGHQQKYKGGTNYFTQYHSRTNMRQIDLPLTVLIKANSGSYFEIGAMYTLINKATYSKTLDSLDVTASKDVSTLYQKNSFAGLIGFGMEANLSDQVLLQIGFRVAYGLTDLKGVDGQNAYSFDNALIYSDPYQTHQVSGGIHFGIKYMLEY from the coding sequence ATGAAAAAAACCGCATTGATATGCACGGCTTCCCTGTCACTATTGGCACAGGTGGCCTTCTCACAACCCCGATCATCCGGATCTTTTACCGTCGGTGCAGTTGGCACCGGCCGCTCTACGTGGTTATTGAACAAAAACATTTCCGAGACCGATGAGCAAACACAAGCCTACGAGCCTTCTTTCGGGATCGGATACGGCATCAGCCTGGGTTCCTACTTCAGCGACAACTTCGGTGTTGAGTTGGATGTACTCATGTCCGGACACCAGCAGAAATACAAAGGCGGCACCAACTACTTTACCCAATACCACAGCCGTACCAACATGCGGCAAATAGACCTGCCTCTGACGGTACTGATCAAAGCGAACTCAGGTTCCTACTTTGAGATCGGTGCGATGTATACGCTCATCAACAAGGCCACCTATTCAAAAACACTCGACTCACTTGATGTAACAGCAAGCAAAGACGTAAGTACCCTCTACCAGAAAAACAGTTTTGCCGGGCTTATAGGCTTCGGCATGGAAGCCAACCTTTCCGACCAGGTGTTGTTGCAGATCGGTTTCCGCGTTGCTTATGGACTTACCGATTTAAAAGGCGTGGATGGCCAAAATGCCTACAGCTTTGACAACGCATTAATTTACAGTGATCCCTATCAAACCCACCAGGTATCAGGAGGAATTCACTTCGGCATCAAGTATATGCTTGAATATTGA
- a CDS encoding outer membrane beta-barrel protein — MKKLVFSLLALFAFISSGLAQGGKHKTAWIDLGLKGGAGTTWLMNANVFNEGTLEHAFSFGSTVGLKFGFNANNVVEFTGEGLMTFFNQKYNGKDTAMGQSWSKTVKLTQINVPLLLRLNLSGAYVELGPQLSFLNGATEFYPGDLSAFPSADVTDRFTATHMSGVFGFGRWIGTGVDNFNLALGLRFTYGFQDILSNTGGKGSTVHYPDNSAVYSDYAPTKPFSGMLILELNWDLAYLLNRTVCHRTTGR, encoded by the coding sequence ATGAAAAAACTCGTTTTCTCCCTCCTGGCCCTATTTGCGTTCATCTCCTCCGGATTGGCGCAGGGCGGAAAGCACAAGACAGCCTGGATCGATCTCGGCCTGAAAGGCGGCGCAGGTACTACCTGGTTAATGAATGCCAACGTATTCAATGAAGGCACACTTGAACATGCTTTCAGTTTCGGCAGCACCGTCGGACTGAAGTTCGGGTTCAATGCCAACAACGTGGTTGAATTCACCGGCGAAGGACTGATGACCTTTTTCAACCAGAAATACAATGGCAAAGACACGGCCATGGGACAATCCTGGTCGAAGACCGTTAAGCTCACCCAGATCAATGTTCCCCTGTTGCTTCGCTTGAATCTCTCAGGCGCATATGTTGAACTTGGACCCCAGTTGTCGTTCCTGAACGGCGCCACCGAATTTTACCCCGGAGACCTGTCTGCATTTCCATCAGCCGATGTAACCGATCGATTCACCGCTACCCACATGTCGGGCGTTTTCGGTTTCGGCCGCTGGATCGGTACGGGTGTTGACAACTTCAACCTGGCGCTCGGACTTCGCTTCACCTATGGCTTCCAGGATATCCTGAGTAATACAGGCGGCAAGGGCAGCACGGTACACTACCCGGACAATTCGGCGGTGTACAGCGACTATGCACCAACAAAGCCTTTCTCGGGTATGCTGATCCTTGAACTGAACTGGGACCTGGCCTATCTGCTGAATCGCACCGTTTGCCACCGGACCACCGGAAGGTAA
- a CDS encoding T9SS type A sorting domain-containing protein: MKQAVIFRFPSIAAAFAFLCIISVSVKVDAQCTPDPQYTNSGIYPDSATNLPPAYVGTPYAETITLVVPADTFLGTIPVKVDSVVLTGFDGLPAGFTYACNPSKCSWKGGESGCVLISGTATAGMEGTYPLKGYVESYAASITVPFRDTVTYLRLVVMPPQGVGEEGGVYVRTSAFPNPADHSTQLSIGSLIPGEAEIRLVDVTGRQVWQTTRRFVHGDNLVELPLNTCANGLYMYHVALGPYHAAGRIVVAHP, encoded by the coding sequence ATGAAACAAGCAGTCATTTTTAGGTTCCCAAGCATTGCCGCCGCATTTGCTTTTTTATGCATCATTTCTGTGTCGGTGAAGGTAGATGCCCAATGCACCCCTGATCCCCAATATACCAACAGCGGTATCTATCCCGACTCAGCCACAAACCTTCCGCCGGCGTATGTTGGAACGCCTTATGCGGAAACCATCACCCTGGTGGTGCCGGCAGATACTTTCCTGGGTACAATTCCTGTCAAAGTGGATTCAGTGGTTCTTACCGGATTCGATGGACTTCCGGCCGGGTTTACCTATGCCTGTAATCCATCCAAATGTTCATGGAAGGGAGGAGAGAGCGGCTGTGTACTCATATCCGGAACGGCAACCGCCGGTATGGAAGGTACTTACCCGCTGAAAGGTTATGTGGAGAGTTATGCGGCCAGCATTACGGTGCCGTTCCGGGATACCGTTACATATCTGCGGTTGGTGGTGATGCCGCCCCAGGGTGTGGGCGAAGAAGGGGGCGTGTATGTGCGAACATCAGCATTTCCCAACCCTGCAGATCATAGTACCCAGCTAAGTATTGGTTCCCTTATCCCTGGTGAGGCTGAGATTCGCTTGGTGGATGTCACCGGCCGTCAGGTGTGGCAAACAACCCGCAGGTTTGTGCATGGAGACAACCTGGTGGAACTGCCTTTGAATACATGTGCCAATGGTTTGTATATGTACCACGTGGCGCTTGGGCCGTACCATGCGGCCGGCAGGATTGTGGTCGCTCATCCGTAG
- a CDS encoding TonB-dependent receptor: protein MIRFDFRRIPSLIVSVLCLCAPLGAIGQILHGVVFDAETHKPLAGVAVYVRVAEGTATDTEGRFMLQAQEGDTVLHARMIGYHEQIYSLKDKKATDTIEIRLSSETSLLGETVITATRNAIPIETATVSVEVLGSQRIENQPQVSAEDVVSRVPGVHITDGQVSIRGGSGFSYGAGSRVLVLVDDMPAIAGDAGDVKWSFLPMGNLEKVEVVKGASSALYGSSALNGVIHLRTIQPADTPATKLCVLAGIYGNPVRHDSLGNRSHALKWWEGANPVFGGVQAMHARKWKGGDWVVSGQAHQDQGYREGEHEKRVRLGASVRYNLGSRDQWRVGLALQSMWIDGSLFLLWQDADSGAWKPAGGVDPATTTLNFYQGSRLTIDPTVQYTGGKGGKHAFRNRLFRVVNHSETGQGAISTLSYHEYQYQWKGFEHWTLTGGAVVSFNTVKAEFYGDHDARNLAGFFQADRSKGRWNVSAGLRLEYFRMDTATSEAPVYLPGGFRLVRDRSLVSDSVRLLKNSPVRPVIRLGVNYRVIPGGFMRASLGGGYRFPSVAEKFVSTEVGGLKIFPNPALQPETGWSTELGYRQMWSKGQWKGGADVALFWTEYQNMMEFTFGQYYPDSIKNPDLLQYLAYSGFRSENIGNARISGAEISLFVQPPTGPLKTSCWLGYTYTNAKSLAADSSYIKGVSDPESNLLKYRFRHLLKGECTIGWKHWTAGIQTVFHSAIENVDKSFEEPLLGNIPSTKLLPGLKEYRDEHNRGVWVWEARCGWEFYRSWTAIISIRNLFNIEYMERPGDIQAPRTVLFQIKTSF from the coding sequence ATGATCCGTTTTGATTTCCGCAGGATCCCGTCCCTGATTGTATCGGTTCTTTGCCTTTGTGCGCCGCTGGGAGCAATTGGGCAGATCTTACACGGTGTGGTGTTTGACGCTGAAACCCATAAGCCACTTGCGGGTGTTGCCGTGTATGTACGTGTGGCAGAAGGCACGGCCACTGACACAGAAGGGAGGTTCATGCTTCAAGCTCAGGAGGGTGACACCGTTTTGCATGCCCGTATGATTGGCTATCATGAGCAGATATACAGCCTGAAAGATAAAAAGGCCACCGATACCATAGAGATCCGCCTTTCATCCGAAACCAGCCTGCTGGGCGAAACGGTAATCACTGCCACCCGCAACGCGATTCCCATTGAGACCGCCACCGTATCTGTTGAGGTGTTGGGTAGCCAGCGAATCGAAAATCAACCTCAGGTATCCGCGGAGGATGTGGTGTCACGGGTGCCGGGGGTACACATAACCGACGGGCAGGTGAGCATCAGGGGAGGAAGTGGCTTCAGTTACGGTGCAGGTAGCAGGGTGCTTGTGTTGGTGGATGACATGCCCGCCATCGCCGGTGATGCCGGTGATGTGAAATGGAGTTTCCTGCCGATGGGCAACCTGGAAAAAGTGGAAGTGGTGAAAGGAGCTTCATCTGCATTGTACGGTTCGTCCGCCCTGAACGGCGTGATCCATCTTCGTACGATTCAACCGGCGGATACACCGGCGACCAAACTATGTGTACTGGCGGGAATTTACGGCAACCCCGTTCGACATGATTCTCTTGGTAACAGGAGCCATGCATTGAAGTGGTGGGAAGGTGCCAACCCGGTGTTCGGAGGCGTTCAGGCCATGCATGCCAGGAAATGGAAGGGAGGAGATTGGGTGGTATCCGGACAGGCACACCAGGATCAAGGATATCGGGAGGGTGAACATGAAAAGCGCGTACGCCTGGGAGCTTCTGTTAGGTACAACCTGGGGAGCCGTGATCAATGGAGGGTTGGACTTGCCTTGCAGTCGATGTGGATTGATGGGTCGCTCTTTCTGCTCTGGCAGGATGCCGATTCGGGGGCATGGAAACCTGCAGGTGGCGTGGACCCGGCCACCACCACGCTGAACTTCTATCAGGGCAGCCGGTTGACCATCGACCCCACGGTGCAGTATACGGGGGGTAAAGGAGGGAAGCATGCATTCCGCAACCGCTTGTTCAGGGTTGTGAACCATTCGGAAACAGGTCAGGGTGCCATCAGTACATTGTCGTACCACGAGTATCAATACCAGTGGAAAGGGTTCGAACACTGGACGCTGACCGGTGGCGCCGTAGTGAGTTTTAATACAGTGAAAGCGGAGTTTTACGGAGATCATGATGCGCGTAACCTGGCGGGTTTTTTCCAGGCCGATCGCAGCAAGGGAAGGTGGAATGTTTCAGCCGGATTGCGTTTGGAATACTTCCGCATGGATACGGCTACATCGGAAGCCCCGGTATACCTGCCCGGAGGTTTCCGGCTGGTGAGGGACCGGTCGCTTGTTAGTGACTCCGTTAGGCTGCTTAAAAATTCACCGGTGAGGCCCGTGATCCGATTGGGTGTGAATTACCGTGTGATACCTGGCGGTTTTATGCGTGCGTCGCTTGGCGGTGGCTACCGGTTCCCTTCGGTGGCTGAAAAATTCGTGAGTACAGAAGTGGGTGGATTGAAGATCTTTCCGAATCCTGCGCTTCAGCCCGAAACCGGATGGAGCACGGAACTGGGGTATCGCCAGATGTGGAGCAAAGGACAATGGAAGGGTGGAGCGGATGTGGCGCTGTTCTGGACGGAATACCAGAACATGATGGAATTCACATTTGGTCAGTATTACCCTGATTCAATCAAAAATCCTGACTTGCTGCAATACCTGGCGTATTCAGGGTTCCGGTCGGAGAACATCGGAAATGCGCGCATCTCGGGCGCCGAGATTTCTTTGTTCGTGCAACCGCCAACGGGGCCATTGAAAACTTCATGCTGGTTAGGATATACCTATACAAATGCCAAAAGCCTGGCCGCTGACTCTTCCTATATAAAGGGTGTATCCGATCCTGAAAGCAACCTGCTCAAGTACCGGTTCAGGCACCTGCTTAAAGGAGAGTGCACGATCGGATGGAAGCATTGGACGGCCGGCATTCAAACAGTTTTCCACAGTGCCATCGAAAATGTGGATAAGTCTTTCGAAGAACCTTTGCTCGGCAATATACCATCTACTAAATTGCTTCCCGGCCTCAAAGAGTATCGCGACGAACATAACCGTGGCGTTTGGGTGTGGGAGGCCCGCTGTGGATGGGAGTTTTACAGAAGTTGGACAGCAATAATCAGTATTCGCAATCTGTTTAATATTGAGTACATGGAGCGCCCCGGCGACATACAGGCGCCGCGCACCGTGCTTTTTCAAATTAAAACCTCCTTCTGA
- a CDS encoding ABC transporter ATP-binding protein, whose product MIKAEGIIKHYDDLAVLKGINLEIAAGEVVSIVGASGAGKTTLLQILGTLDKADGGRLEIAGTLISEMNDKQLSVFRNNSIGFVFQFHHLLPEFTAEENVCIPGFIQGRNESEVRAEALALLETLGLSERTTHKPSELSGGEQQRVAVARALINKPAVVLADEPSGNLDSHAARELHQLFFALRKQLNQTFIIVTHNDELADLADRKLTITDGKI is encoded by the coding sequence ATGATCAAAGCGGAAGGAATCATCAAACATTACGACGACCTCGCGGTATTGAAAGGCATTAACCTGGAGATAGCGGCCGGAGAAGTGGTTTCCATCGTTGGCGCATCCGGTGCGGGCAAAACCACCCTGTTACAGATCCTGGGTACGCTTGATAAAGCAGACGGAGGTCGGCTGGAGATTGCCGGAACCCTGATATCCGAAATGAACGATAAACAATTATCGGTATTCAGAAACAATTCAATCGGTTTTGTATTCCAGTTTCATCACTTACTGCCGGAATTCACGGCCGAAGAAAATGTTTGCATTCCCGGGTTCATTCAAGGACGCAATGAATCGGAAGTAAGGGCTGAAGCGCTGGCACTGCTGGAAACGCTTGGTCTCAGTGAACGCACCACACATAAGCCATCGGAATTATCGGGTGGAGAGCAGCAGAGGGTGGCTGTGGCTCGGGCATTGATCAACAAACCTGCGGTGGTGTTGGCAGATGAACCATCCGGCAACCTGGATTCTCACGCGGCAAGAGAACTGCACCAGTTGTTCTTTGCTCTGCGGAAGCAGCTGAATCAAACCTTCATCATTGTCACACACAATGATGAGCTGGCGGATCTGGCCGACCGCAAGCTTACCATTACAGACGGTAAAATCTAA
- the sucC gene encoding ADP-forming succinate--CoA ligase subunit beta: protein MNVHEYQGKEILKSFGVTVQEGIVANTPDEAVSAAKKLSEQTGTQWWVVKAQIHAGGRGKGGGVKLAKSLDEVKERANDIIGMNLITPQTGAEGKKVHKVLIAQDVYYPGESETKEFYISVLLNRSTGRNMIVYSTEGGMDIEEVAAKTPHLIYKEEVDPATGLQPFQCRKVAFNLGLSGEAFKQMTKFIANLYKAYDATDSSLFEINPALKTSDNKILAVDAKVNLDDNALYRHEDYAAMRDKLEEDPAEVEAGEHGLNFIKLDGDVGCMVNGAGLAMATMDIIKLSGGEPANFLDVGGTANAERVEKAFKIILKDPNVKALLVNIFGGIVRCDRVAQGIVDAYKNIGEIHVPVIVRLQGTNAVEAKKLIDESGLKVQSAILLQEAAEKVAAAIKGGK, encoded by the coding sequence ATGAACGTACACGAATACCAGGGAAAAGAAATTCTGAAAAGCTTCGGCGTAACGGTGCAGGAAGGCATCGTGGCCAACACACCTGATGAAGCCGTAAGCGCGGCTAAGAAACTGAGCGAACAAACCGGTACGCAATGGTGGGTGGTGAAAGCCCAGATCCATGCAGGTGGTCGCGGTAAAGGCGGCGGTGTAAAACTGGCCAAGTCTCTTGATGAAGTGAAGGAGCGTGCCAATGACATCATCGGCATGAATCTCATTACACCGCAAACCGGTGCCGAAGGAAAGAAAGTACACAAGGTGCTCATCGCACAGGATGTGTATTACCCGGGCGAATCGGAAACCAAAGAGTTTTATATCAGCGTGCTTCTCAACCGTTCTACCGGAAGAAACATGATCGTTTATTCCACGGAAGGTGGTATGGATATCGAGGAAGTTGCTGCCAAAACCCCACATCTTATTTATAAGGAAGAAGTGGATCCGGCCACGGGTCTGCAACCTTTCCAGTGTCGCAAGGTGGCTTTCAACCTCGGACTTTCCGGCGAGGCGTTTAAGCAGATGACCAAGTTCATCGCCAACCTTTACAAGGCATATGACGCCACGGATTCTTCCTTGTTCGAGATCAACCCTGCGTTGAAGACCTCCGATAACAAAATACTGGCGGTGGATGCCAAAGTGAACCTGGATGACAATGCACTGTACCGCCATGAAGACTATGCCGCCATGCGCGACAAGCTGGAAGAAGATCCGGCGGAAGTGGAAGCGGGCGAGCATGGCCTCAACTTCATCAAACTGGATGGAGATGTAGGCTGTATGGTGAACGGCGCCGGCCTGGCCATGGCCACCATGGACATCATCAAACTCTCTGGTGGTGAGCCTGCGAACTTCCTTGATGTGGGTGGTACCGCCAATGCCGAGCGTGTGGAGAAAGCTTTCAAGATCATCCTGAAAGATCCCAATGTGAAGGCGCTGCTCGTGAATATTTTCGGAGGTATCGTGCGTTGCGACCGTGTGGCGCAGGGTATTGTGGATGCTTATAAGAACATCGGTGAAATTCATGTACCGGTGATCGTTCGTCTGCAAGGCACCAATGCCGTTGAGGCCAAGAAGCTGATTGATGAGTCGGGTCTCAAGGTGCAGTCGGCCATCCTGCTGCAGGAGGCTGCCGAGAAGGTAGCTGCAGCCATCAAAGGCGGAAAATAA
- the accC gene encoding acetyl-CoA carboxylase biotin carboxylase subunit has product MKKILVANRGEIALRVMRTCKEMGIATVAVFSEADRNAPHVKYADEAVCIGPPAASASYLKGDRIIEVALELGVEGIHPGYGFLSENDHFAEQVEKAGITFIGPSSESIRVMGSKLAAKDAVRKYDIPMIPGSEGAVKTVEEAKAIAKETGFPILIKASAGGGGKGMRVVQKMEELEEQMGLAVSEATSAFGDGSVFIEKYVTSPRHVEIQVLADKHGNTVHLFERECSIQRRHQKVIEEAPSVAINEETRKAMGEAAVNVARSCQYSGAGTVEFILDESGAFYFLEMNTRLQVEHPVTEFITGVDLVREQILIARGEKLSFRQDDLKINGHALEIRVYAEDPANQFLPDIGRLHTYRRPSGNGVRVDDGFEEGMDIPIFYDPMLSKLIVHGQDREEAIFRMLRAIADYRIAGVSTTLGFCAYVLRHEAFVSGRFDTHFVQQYFTPEVLQQEAGDDAEELAAILAAGLVEKHRSATQRPVTMNAASAWKTKRSRVS; this is encoded by the coding sequence ATGAAAAAGATCCTCGTTGCCAATCGCGGTGAAATTGCCCTGCGCGTGATGCGCACCTGCAAGGAAATGGGCATTGCCACCGTTGCCGTTTTTTCCGAAGCCGATCGCAATGCGCCTCACGTGAAGTATGCGGATGAAGCCGTGTGCATCGGTCCGCCGGCTGCATCGGCTTCTTATCTGAAGGGTGACAGGATCATTGAAGTGGCACTTGAACTGGGTGTGGAAGGCATCCACCCGGGCTACGGTTTTTTGTCGGAAAATGATCACTTCGCCGAGCAGGTGGAAAAAGCGGGCATTACTTTTATCGGTCCGTCTTCCGAATCCATCCGCGTGATGGGAAGCAAACTTGCCGCGAAGGATGCCGTTCGCAAGTATGATATCCCCATGATTCCCGGTTCGGAAGGGGCGGTGAAGACGGTTGAGGAAGCGAAAGCCATAGCCAAAGAAACCGGTTTCCCGATCCTGATCAAGGCGTCGGCAGGTGGCGGCGGCAAAGGGATGCGCGTGGTACAAAAGATGGAAGAGCTAGAAGAACAGATGGGGCTGGCGGTAAGTGAAGCCACATCGGCTTTCGGCGATGGATCTGTTTTCATAGAAAAGTATGTGACTTCCCCTCGCCATGTGGAGATCCAGGTGCTTGCTGATAAGCATGGAAACACCGTTCACCTGTTTGAACGGGAATGCTCCATTCAGCGTAGGCACCAGAAGGTGATCGAAGAGGCTCCGTCCGTAGCCATCAATGAAGAAACCAGGAAGGCGATGGGAGAGGCAGCGGTGAATGTGGCCAGGTCTTGTCAGTACAGTGGTGCCGGAACGGTTGAGTTCATCCTTGACGAAAGCGGCGCGTTCTATTTCCTTGAAATGAATACCCGCCTGCAGGTGGAACACCCCGTTACCGAATTCATCACCGGGGTTGACCTGGTGCGTGAACAGATCCTGATCGCACGCGGAGAGAAACTTTCTTTCCGGCAGGACGATCTGAAGATCAATGGTCATGCGCTGGAGATTCGCGTGTATGCTGAAGATCCGGCCAACCAGTTCCTGCCTGATATCGGCCGCCTGCATACCTACCGCAGGCCTTCTGGTAATGGCGTTCGCGTTGATGATGGATTTGAAGAAGGCATGGACATTCCCATCTTTTATGACCCGATGCTATCCAAACTCATCGTGCACGGACAAGATAGGGAAGAAGCCATTTTCCGGATGTTGCGGGCCATTGCAGATTATCGCATCGCGGGGGTCAGTACCACCCTCGGTTTCTGTGCCTATGTGCTCCGCCATGAAGCATTTGTTTCCGGTAGGTTTGATACACATTTCGTTCAGCAGTACTTCACCCCCGAAGTGTTGCAGCAAGAAGCCGGTGATGATGCGGAAGAACTGGCGGCCATTCTTGCGGCCGGACTGGTGGAGAAACACCGCTCGGCAACCCAACGTCCGGTGACCATGAATGCTGCGTCTGCCTGGAAAACAAAAAGGAGCCGCGTCTCGTAA
- a CDS encoding DUF4294 domain-containing protein, whose translation MKRLFCISYLLLSALFSQAQTEGGYTVAARVENGDTLLYASLPQVTISEFRRFANDREYLRYKKLLRDVRRAYPYAKLAGEKMREYAALLEDVKKDSQKRKLMKQAEQELKDQFEGDIRKLTISQGRILIKLIDRETGDTSYDIIKDLRGGFSAFCWQSLARLFGSNLKDTYDAEGDDKMIEQIVQAIEAGEI comes from the coding sequence ATGAAGCGGTTGTTTTGCATATCATACCTGCTCCTGTCGGCCCTGTTTTCACAGGCGCAGACAGAAGGAGGGTACACCGTTGCCGCCCGCGTGGAGAACGGTGATACCCTGCTGTATGCGTCGTTACCGCAGGTCACCATCTCGGAATTCCGCAGGTTTGCCAACGACCGTGAGTACTTGCGATATAAGAAGCTGCTGAGAGATGTACGCAGGGCATACCCCTATGCCAAATTGGCCGGGGAGAAGATGCGCGAATATGCCGCTTTGCTGGAGGATGTGAAGAAAGACAGCCAGAAACGGAAATTGATGAAGCAGGCCGAACAGGAACTGAAAGATCAGTTCGAAGGCGACATCCGGAAGCTTACCATTTCACAAGGCAGGATACTCATTAAGCTGATTGATCGGGAAACAGGAGATACTTCCTATGATATCATCAAAGATCTGCGTGGGGGATTTTCCGCCTTCTGCTGGCAGTCACTGGCACGTCTCTTCGGATCCAACCTGAAGGATACATACGATGCGGAAGGGGATGATAAGATGATCGAGCAGATCGTGCAGGCCATCGAGGCCGGTGAAATTTAA